In Xiphias gladius isolate SHS-SW01 ecotype Sanya breed wild chromosome 5, ASM1685928v1, whole genome shotgun sequence, the following are encoded in one genomic region:
- the emc9 gene encoding ER membrane protein complex subunit 9, translating into MGEVELSCRAFVKMYLHACQFPRCSINGLLLSSSSAGGAVCVTDCVPLLHSHLPLAPITQLALTQVDVWCSQTQQRIVGYYQANACVSDSSPTPCALKIADKIAEQFDNAVLLMLDGSKMSPDYRVPPIVMYERKDARWMLKDKHTIMLRQWEETRAIASQMLESDDHMLLVDFDSHLDDITKDWTNQKLNAKIAELASPANGSI; encoded by the exons ATGGGTGAGGTGGAGCTGTCCTGTCGCGCTTTCGTGAAGATGTACCTGCACGCCTGTCAGTTTCCACGGTGCAGCATCAACGGCCTGCTGCTGTCGTCCAGCTCGGCAGGTGgcgctgtgtgtgtgacggACTGCGTGCCGCTGCTTCACTCGCACCTGCCCCTGGCTCCCATCACTCAGCTGGCCCTCACACAG GTGGATGTGTGGTGTTCACAGACTCAGCAGAGGATAGTGGGATACTATCAAGCCAATGCCTGTGTATCAGATAGTAG CCCGACACCATGTGCACTGAAGATAGCTGACAAGATTGCCGAGCAGTTTGACAATGCAGTTCTGTTGATG CTTGATGGTAGTAAGATGTCTCCAGACTATCGGGTGCCTCCCATCGTGATGTATGAGCGCAAAGATGCAAGATGGATgctcaaagacaaacacac GATAATGCTGAGGCAGTGGGAGGAGACCCGGGCGATAGCCAGTCAGATGCTGGAGTCGGACGATCACATGCTATTGGTGGATTTTGACAGCCACTTGGACGACATTACAAAGGACTGGACCAATCAGAAACTTAACGCCAAGATAGCAGAGCTCGCCTCGCCGGCCAACGGGAGCATCTAG